CGCCCGCCGGAGAGTCGACGCGAGAACAGCTCGAACACGCTGGGGCGTGATGCGGTGCCGTCGCGCAGGGCGGCGGCGAGCATCGTGAGTTCGTAACGGTCGGTCAGCAGCGCCGTGGACGTCGTCATGCGCTTCAGCTTAGTGACGACATCCGTTCGGGTTGCTGAGCGTGACGCGGGGCGTGCGCGGGTAGGCTGAGGAGTCATGAACGACGCCCCGATCGGAATCTTCGACTCCGGTGTCGGCGGACTCACGGTGGCCAGGGCCATCAGAGCCCAGCTGCCGCGGGAATCGTTCGTCTACATCGGCGACACGGCGCATTCGCCGTACGGTCCGAAGCCGATCGCCGATGTGCGCCGCTACAGCCTCGAGGTCCTGGACACGCTGGTCGACCAGGGCGTCAAGATGCTCGTGATCGCCTGCAACACGGCATCCGCCGCCATGCTGCGCGATGCCAGGGAGCGCTATGACGTCCCGGTCGTCGAGGTCATCGGCCCTGCCGTGCGCCGCGCCGTCTCGACGACCCGCAACGGACGGGTCGGTGTGATCGGCACCGTCGGGACGATCGGGTCGCGCGCCTATCAGGACATGCTCGAGGTGAATGAGCGGCTCGAGGTCTTCACGGCCGCCTGCCCTCGCTTCGTCGAGTTCGTCGAGGGAGGCATCACGGGCACACCGGAGGTCCTCGCCACGGCCGAGGAGTACCTGGCACCGCTGCGCGACGCCGATGTCGACACCCTCGTGCTCGGCTGCACGCATTACCCGTTCCTGCGCGGCGCCATCAGCTACGTCATGGGCGAGGGCGTCACCCTCGTCTCCAGCGACGACGAGACCGCGGGCGACGTTTACCGCCAGCTCGTGCGCGGCGACCTGCTCGCCTCGCCGGACGCCACCGCGTCGTACGTCTACGAGGCGACCGGCGACTCCACGATCGAGTTCACGGCGCTCGCCAACCGTCTGATGGGCCGCGAGGTGCGCGACGTCCAGCTCGTGCAGACCGGTGTCATCACGCTTCCTGAACCGGCCCCCGGTTCCTGATCCCTCCCGCAGCATCCGCGTCACCCACCCCCACCCGAAAGAAGCCCATGACCAGCATCGTCCGTGCCGACGGCCGCTCCACCGACCAGCTCCGCGAGATCACCATCGAACGAGGCTGGAGCAGCCATGCCGAGGGATCGGCGCTGATCAGCTTCGGCGGCACCAAGGTGCTGTGCACCGCTTCGTTCACCAACGGCGTGCCGCGCTGGCTGACCGGCAAGGGCAAGGGATGGGTGACCGCCGAGTACTCGATGCTGCCCAGGGCGACGAACAGCCGCAACGACCGCGAGAGCGTGAAGGGTCGCATCGGCGGACGCACGCATGAGATCTCCCGTCTGATCGGTCGCGCACTGCGCGCTGTCGTCGACACCAAGGCCCTGGGCGAGAACACGATCGTGATCGACTGCGATGTTCTGCAGGCCGACGGCGGCACCCGCACTGCCGCGATCACCGGTGCCTACGTCGCGCTGGCGGACGCGATCGAGTGGGGCCGCGAGAAGAAGTTCATCGGCAAGAACGCAACGCCGCTGCTCGATTCGGTCGCCGCGGTCTCGGTCGGCATCATCGACGGCGAACCCATGCTCGATCTCGCATATGTCGAGGACGTCCGGGCGGAGACCGACATGAACGTCGTCGTCACCGGCCGCGGCCTGTTCGTCGAGGTACAGGGCACGGCTGAGGGTGCACCGTTCGACAAGCGCGAACTCGATGCGCTGCTCGACCTGGGAGTCGCCGGCTGCGCCGACCTCAAGGATCAGCAGCTGAAGGCTCTCGCAGGCTGATGAAGGTCGTCCTCGCCACGCACAATCCGCACAAGGTCGCGGAGTTCCAGCAGATCGTCGCGGCGACGCGTCCCGATCTCGAGGTCGTGGGCTATGACGGCCCTGAGCCGGTCGAAGACGGGATCACCTTCGCTGAGAACGCGCTGATCAAGGCGCGGGCAGCGTCGGCGCACACGGGTCTCGCAGCGCTCGCCGACGACTCCGGCATCTGCGTCGATGTGCTCGGCGGGTCGCCCGGCGTCTTCTCCGCCTACTGGGCCGGGCAGAAGAAGGATGCCGCCGCGAACCTCGAGCTGCTGCTCGACCAGCTGCGCGACATCGCGGATCCGCACCGCAGCGCGCATTTCATCTCAACCATCGCGATCGTGACCCCGGAGGGTGCCG
This genomic interval from Microbacterium hydrocarbonoxydans contains the following:
- the rdgB gene encoding RdgB/HAM1 family non-canonical purine NTP pyrophosphatase, yielding MKVVLATHNPHKVAEFQQIVAATRPDLEVVGYDGPEPVEDGITFAENALIKARAASAHTGLAALADDSGICVDVLGGSPGVFSAYWAGQKKDAAANLELLLDQLRDIADPHRSAHFISTIAIVTPEGAEHVVVGDWPGRLATEPSGVGGFGYDPIFIPDGQPAGVERTVGEFTAEEKQAQSHRARAFEKLAPLLATL
- the murI gene encoding glutamate racemase; its protein translation is MNDAPIGIFDSGVGGLTVARAIRAQLPRESFVYIGDTAHSPYGPKPIADVRRYSLEVLDTLVDQGVKMLVIACNTASAAMLRDARERYDVPVVEVIGPAVRRAVSTTRNGRVGVIGTVGTIGSRAYQDMLEVNERLEVFTAACPRFVEFVEGGITGTPEVLATAEEYLAPLRDADVDTLVLGCTHYPFLRGAISYVMGEGVTLVSSDDETAGDVYRQLVRGDLLASPDATASYVYEATGDSTIEFTALANRLMGREVRDVQLVQTGVITLPEPAPGS
- the rph gene encoding ribonuclease PH is translated as MTSIVRADGRSTDQLREITIERGWSSHAEGSALISFGGTKVLCTASFTNGVPRWLTGKGKGWVTAEYSMLPRATNSRNDRESVKGRIGGRTHEISRLIGRALRAVVDTKALGENTIVIDCDVLQADGGTRTAAITGAYVALADAIEWGREKKFIGKNATPLLDSVAAVSVGIIDGEPMLDLAYVEDVRAETDMNVVVTGRGLFVEVQGTAEGAPFDKRELDALLDLGVAGCADLKDQQLKALAG